A window of the Gossypium hirsutum isolate 1008001.06 chromosome A03, Gossypium_hirsutum_v2.1, whole genome shotgun sequence genome harbors these coding sequences:
- the LOC107920068 gene encoding probable E3 ubiquitin-protein ligase RHG1A codes for MQGQRGTVGSLPETFFDHSSTSSNAVAEQQDCWNNIRNPIENRLPDCLLSTNDMNIGYANFMGREEQLGRWSLVDVNSSGTQNEVSHNEWKTDHRWSSSISASANAGPRLEGRRYEQNSLFSQSSNSDTVSQNLRLNAGLAGVDDNSCQVTERLNLHKPSGSENEQNLLGTGPEAFLVSSGSGGYVVDDNDSRPGCSYEGRRASCKRKALEGNVGQCSSSGSSGYFRSAESSAWHGISASYTAGSNVNISPPSRQVHPRLGLDVRGSASNSIPEQIVLPPTAESSHRNFHLRINPSSIQEPIAYPIFHSGDMSWQSVFSSAQQPSRLFPANHSLELRSAPVVHNANSENPNVISHVPSLLRNGGSGSRMGSSSNSNPSADRDVPRARYKSRSMARNILHHPMFVPAPELRTLVRNPVLSSGNISSPGNVASTSHAGSNNGANVTSASTWVPHPNPSSQYPQRLSELVRQALMSSLGTESGGQSNHSSLPSGPTTSPEAMLLSSHVASQVPHRPYPRSLPWLGRQDAGFVGIPHSLRTLAAATEGRSRLVVSEVHNVLDLMRRGENLRFEDVMILDQSVLLGVADIHDRHRDMRLDVDNMSYEELLALEEHIGNVSTGLSEETILNRLERRKYSSAPGAQLEAEPCCVCQEEYNDGEDIGTLECGHGFHADCIKQWLMHKNLCPICKTTGLTK; via the exons ATGCAGGGGCAAAGGGGTACTGTTGGTTCCTTGCCTGAAACCTTCTTTGATCATAGCTCTACATCAAGTAATGCTGTTGCTGAACAGCAGGATTGCTGGAATAATATTCGAAATCCTATAGAAAACAGATTGCCTGATTGTTTGCTGTCAACCAATGACATGAACATTGGATATGCGAACTTTATGGGTCGAGAGGAGCAGCTTGGTAGATGGAGCTTGGTTGATGTTAATTCTAGTGGCACACAAAATGAGGTTAGCCATAACGAGTGGAAAACAGATCATAGGTGGTCATCTTCTATTAGTGCTTCTGCAAATGCTGGTCCCAGGTTAGAAGGGCGGAGGTATGAACAGAACTCTTTATTTTCCCAAAGTTCTAATTCTGATACTGTTTCTCAGAATCTGAGGTTAAATGCCGGATTAGCGGGTGTTGATGATAATAGCTGTCAAGTTACAGAGCGGCTTAACCTCCATAAGCCTAGTGGATCTGAGAATGAGCAGAATTTACTGGGCACTGGTCCTGAAGCTTTTCTAGTTTCTTCTGGAAGTGGTGGGTATGTTGTGGATGATAATGATAGCAGACCTGGCTGCTCATATGAGGGTCGTCGTGCATCATGCAAAAGAAAGGCTCTGGAAGGAAATGTTGGGCAGTGCTCTTCTAGTGGAAGTTCTGGCTACTTTCGTAGTGCTGAAAGTAGTGCATGGCATGGCATTTCTGCTAGCTATACTGCAGGAAGCAATGTGAATATATCTCCCCCCTCAAGACAGGTGCACCCGAGACTTGGATTAGATGTCAGAGGATCAGCTTCTAACAGCATTCCCGAACAGATTGTTTTGCCACCAACTGCAGAGAGCTCACACAGGAATTTCCATCTGAGAATAAATCCTTCAAGTATACAGGAGCCTATTGCTTATCCGATATTTCATTCTGGTGATATGTCCTGGCAGTCTGTTTTTTCTTCTGCACAACAGCCATCAAGGCTTTTTCCAGCTAATCATTCTCTGGAATTAAGGTCGGCACCAGTGGTACATAATGCAAATTCTGAAAACCCGAATGTCATAAGCCATGTTCCATCTTTGCTGCGAAATGGAGGTTCTGGTTCAAGAATGGGCAGTTCATCAAATTCTAATCCTTCTGCTGATAGAGATGTACCACGTGCAAGATACAAATCAAGAAGCATGGCTAGAAACATATTACATCATCCTATGTTTGTTCCTGCACCAGAATTAAGAACTTTGGTTAGAAATCCAGTTTTAAGCAGTGGAAATATAAGTTCTCCTGGAAATGTTGCCTCTACATCTCATGCAGGCTCAAATAATGGTGCTAATGTGACGTCTGCATCCACCTGGGTTCCTCATCCCAACCCCTCTTCACAATACCCCCAAAGGTTGTCTGAACTTGTTCGTCAAGCACTAATGTCTTCTCTTGGCACTGAATCTGGAGGCCAGAGCAATCATTCTTCACTTCCTTCAGGACCTACTACTTCTCCGGAAGCGATGCTGCTTTCCTCTCATGTAGCTAGTCAGGTTCCCCATCGTCCATATCCTAGGTCATTGCCATGGTTGGGGAGACAAGATGCTGGTTTTGTTGGAATTCCCCACTCATTGCGAACTTTAGCTGCTGCCACTGAAGGCAGAAGCAGGCTTGTTGTGTCTGAG GTTCACAATGTATTGGATCTCATGCGTAGGGGGGAGAACTTACGGTTTGAG GATGTTATGATCCTTGATCAATCAGTACTTTTAGGGGTAGCTGATATTCATGATCGGCACAGGGATATGCGGCTCGATGTTGATAACATGTCATATGAG GAGTTATTGGCTCTAGAAGAGCACATTGGTAACGTAAGCACTGGGTTGAGTGAAGAAACTATATTAAACCGTCTGGAACGACGAAAGTACTCTAGTGCACCGGGAGCTCAGTTAGAGGCAGAACCATGTTGTGTTTGTCAG GAAGAGTATAATGATGGAGAAGATATTGGGACACTGGAATGTGGCCATGGCTTCCATGCTGATTGCATTAAACAATGGTTGATGCACAAAAACTTGTGCCCCATCTGTAAAACAACGGGTTTGACTAAATGA